The following coding sequences are from one Kushneria phosphatilytica window:
- a CDS encoding cyanophycinase, translating to MAQCVTHAGPIVAIGGAEDRTSDLEILKQVFRLGHRDNTEVAVIGTASGIPDQILPTYETAFTRLGAAHVHTLDIRTREQAGDAHNVRLIQQSGIIFFIGGDQLRLTSILGGSATFRAVRERLANGAVVAGTSAGAAAMPGTMIYNGAAADALRKGAVNMSFGLGLVQGLIIDSHFLERGRFTRLMEIGTTNPEQLGVGLGEDAGVIIHPNRILEAIGPGHVILIDSRKLASTNIAELSMGGAVALEHMILHALVSGHGFDIDARRYLQPGELSLCKGDRR from the coding sequence ATGGCACAATGCGTTACCCATGCTGGACCAATCGTGGCCATCGGTGGTGCAGAGGATCGAACCTCCGATCTCGAGATTCTGAAACAGGTTTTCAGGCTGGGGCATCGGGATAATACCGAGGTGGCCGTTATCGGCACGGCCAGCGGTATTCCCGATCAGATCCTCCCTACCTACGAGACCGCCTTCACGCGTCTCGGTGCTGCTCATGTTCACACGCTGGATATCCGTACCCGTGAGCAGGCAGGGGACGCTCATAATGTGCGCCTGATTCAGCAAAGCGGCATCATCTTCTTCATCGGTGGCGATCAGTTGCGCCTGACCAGCATTCTGGGCGGTTCTGCAACATTCAGGGCAGTACGTGAGCGTCTTGCCAACGGCGCCGTGGTAGCCGGCACCAGTGCCGGGGCAGCCGCCATGCCTGGCACCATGATTTATAACGGTGCAGCAGCAGACGCCCTGCGCAAGGGCGCCGTTAACATGAGCTTCGGCCTTGGGCTCGTGCAGGGGTTGATCATCGATAGCCACTTTCTTGAACGAGGCCGTTTTACACGGCTGATGGAAATTGGCACGACCAACCCCGAACAACTCGGGGTCGGCCTCGGTGAGGATGCAGGTGTCATTATTCATCCGAATCGCATTCTCGAAGCCATTGGGCCGGGCCATGTCATCCTTATTGATAGCCGCAAGCTGGCCAGTACCAATATTGCCGAACTATCAATGGGGGGTGCAGTTGCTCTCGAACACATGATTCTTCACGCCCTGGTCAGCGGCCATGGGTTCGATATCGACGCACGACGCTACCTCCAGCCCGGTGAACTATCCCTTTGCAAGGGAGATCGTCGATGA
- the iadA gene encoding beta-aspartyl-peptidase, which yields MNRHDDRPPRLLTLLRVKGIHAPEKLKVREILIADGRIAALGEDLDVPVHWPVHRVEAQDLIAVPAFIDQHVHVTGGGGEGGFGSRCPGIGAQEIAAMGIGTVVGVLGTDCISRSPADLLAAVRGLKSEGIAAYMYTGAYRVPPPTLTGDIQRDLAWIPEVIGLGEIAISDHRSSQPRQDELERLVSEARVGAMLAGKRGICHFHLGDGKRGLEPLRRLLSETEMPAEQIIPTHVNRHSALLEEAVDYALSFEACIDVTAFEIPGDGLSAFDAVAHLLEQGVPAERITLSSDCNGSLPEFDQRGNYTGMRVARNTALISDWQRLVQEHVLPLDTALGLISGNVARVLGLHHCKGRLAVGFDADITLLDETLQPRQTFVAGRRIHGGE from the coding sequence ATGAATCGCCACGACGACCGCCCACCGCGCTTGCTGACCCTGTTACGGGTCAAGGGTATTCATGCTCCGGAAAAGCTCAAGGTACGGGAGATCCTGATTGCCGATGGCCGTATTGCAGCGCTTGGAGAAGATCTTGATGTACCGGTCCACTGGCCTGTTCATCGGGTTGAAGCACAGGATCTGATCGCAGTCCCCGCCTTTATCGATCAGCATGTCCATGTGACTGGTGGTGGCGGCGAAGGAGGATTTGGCAGTCGCTGTCCGGGTATTGGTGCGCAGGAAATCGCCGCCATGGGCATCGGTACGGTGGTCGGCGTACTGGGCACCGACTGTATCAGTCGTTCACCGGCGGATTTGCTGGCTGCAGTACGTGGACTCAAGTCAGAAGGTATTGCCGCCTATATGTATACGGGCGCCTATCGCGTACCGCCCCCCACCCTGACCGGCGATATTCAGCGCGATCTGGCCTGGATTCCCGAAGTGATCGGACTGGGTGAAATTGCCATTTCGGATCATCGTTCCAGCCAGCCGCGTCAGGACGAGCTCGAGCGACTGGTCAGTGAAGCGCGAGTCGGTGCCATGCTCGCTGGCAAGCGCGGCATCTGTCATTTTCATCTGGGCGATGGCAAACGCGGGCTGGAGCCACTGCGTCGTCTCTTGAGCGAAACCGAAATGCCCGCTGAACAGATTATTCCCACCCATGTCAATCGACATTCGGCGCTGCTGGAAGAGGCCGTGGATTATGCGCTCTCATTCGAAGCCTGCATCGATGTTACCGCCTTTGAAATACCCGGCGATGGGCTCAGCGCCTTTGATGCGGTCGCCCATCTGCTTGAACAGGGCGTCCCTGCCGAGCGCATCACCCTGAGCTCGGATTGCAATGGCAGCCTGCCCGAGTTCGACCAGCGGGGCAACTATACCGGCATGCGGGTGGCGCGTAACACTGCTCTCATCAGCGACTGGCAGCGCCTCGTACAGGAACACGTACTGCCGCTGGATACCGCACTGGGATTGATTTCGGGCAATGTCGCCCGGGTACTGGGGCTACATCACTGCAAGGGGCGCCTGGCCGTCGGCTTCGATGCCGATATCACCCTGCTGGATGAAACGCTGCAACCGCGACAGACGTTTGTTGCCGGACGACGCATTCATGGTGGCGAATAG
- the msrB gene encoding peptide-methionine (R)-S-oxide reductase MsrB, with translation MDKVTRTDAEWREQLTDEQYRVTRQAGTERPFTGDYQVEPVQGIYHCVCCGAPLFENEHKFEAHCGWPSFDRPLADAAVEEHEDTSLGMRRIEVTCRRCDAHLGHVFPDGPRDTTGMRYCINSVALTFHQGE, from the coding sequence ATGGACAAGGTTACTCGTACCGACGCCGAATGGCGTGAGCAGCTGACCGATGAACAGTATCGGGTCACGCGCCAGGCCGGCACCGAACGCCCCTTTACCGGTGATTACCAGGTCGAACCGGTACAGGGCATCTATCACTGTGTCTGTTGTGGTGCGCCCCTGTTCGAGAACGAGCACAAGTTCGAAGCCCATTGCGGCTGGCCGAGTTTCGATCGTCCGCTGGCCGATGCCGCCGTTGAGGAGCATGAGGACACCAGCCTTGGCATGCGGCGCATTGAGGTCACCTGCCGACGCTGCGATGCTCATCTGGGACACGTCTTTCCCGATGGTCCACGCGACACCACCGGCATGCGCTATTGCATCAACTCGGTAGCACTGACCTTTCATCAGGGCGAATGA
- the queF gene encoding NADPH-dependent 7-cyano-7-deazaguanine reductase QueF (Catalyzes the NADPH-dependent reduction of 7-cyano-7-deazaguanine (preQ0) to 7-aminomethyl-7-deazaguanine (preQ1) in queuosine biosynthesis): protein MSDELLEGAPLGQSSAYPDHYDPALLYPIERAVTRETLDIDEDELPFEGEDEWQAFELSWLEPRGKPVVAIARFRVPAESPRLIESKSWKLYLNSFNQQRFASSVEVRRALKRDLSEAAGAEVEVTLFGVDDAALAPARMPGQCLDELDIEIDTFTPEPAFLITGDEVVEETLHSHLLKSNCPVTGQPDWGSVLIRYRGPVLDHHGLLAYIVSFRNHQDFHEHCVERMFTDIMREANPERLLVMARYVRRGGLDINPWRATPGEQPPEALRLTRQ, encoded by the coding sequence ATGAGCGACGAACTCCTCGAAGGCGCCCCACTGGGGCAGTCATCGGCTTATCCGGATCACTATGATCCGGCCCTGCTTTATCCCATCGAGCGCGCTGTCACACGCGAGACACTGGATATTGATGAGGATGAGCTGCCCTTCGAGGGGGAGGACGAGTGGCAGGCATTTGAACTTTCCTGGCTTGAGCCGCGGGGTAAACCGGTCGTGGCCATTGCCCGATTCCGGGTGCCGGCGGAGTCACCGCGACTGATCGAATCCAAGTCCTGGAAGCTCTATCTCAACAGTTTCAACCAGCAGCGTTTCGCTTCCTCGGTTGAAGTACGTCGAGCCCTCAAGCGCGATCTCTCCGAAGCGGCCGGCGCTGAAGTCGAAGTGACTCTTTTCGGGGTGGATGATGCGGCGCTGGCACCTGCCAGAATGCCCGGGCAGTGTCTTGATGAGCTGGATATCGAGATCGATACCTTTACGCCCGAACCGGCATTTCTGATCACCGGGGACGAAGTGGTTGAGGAGACGTTGCACTCACATCTGCTCAAGTCCAACTGTCCGGTCACCGGTCAGCCGGACTGGGGGAGTGTGCTGATTCGCTATCGGGGTCCGGTGCTCGATCACCACGGTCTGTTGGCCTACATTGTGTCCTTTCGCAATCACCAGGATTTCCACGAACACTGTGTGGAACGGATGTTTACCGACATCATGCGCGAGGCCAATCCCGAACGACTGCTGGTCATGGCGCGTTATGTGAGACGTGGCGGGCTGGATATCAACCCGTGGCGGGCCACGCCCGGCGAGCAGCCTCCCGAGGCACTGCGGCTTACCCGCCAGTAG
- the gnd gene encoding phosphogluconate dehydrogenase (NAD(+)-dependent, decarboxylating) — translation MKLGIVGLGRMGGNIARRLMDADHECVVFDANPEAVKAVAADGAEGCDSLEALVERLPAPRAIWLMLPAGEITEGTIDRLGTLLEQGDTVIEGGNAYFKDDVRRSHRLREKGLHYVDVGVSGGVWGRERGYCLMIGGEKSVVEGLDPIFHTLAPGRGDIETTPGRENFDERAEIGYLHCGPVGAGHFVKMVHNGIEYGMMQAYAEGFDILRNRDKEELPEDERYDLNLADIAEVWRRGSVISSWLLDLTSIALTEDHELSEFSGQVSDSGEGRWTIEAAIEEAVPVNVLSSALYTRFRSRTDNTYGEKLLSAMRKQFGGHAEASGD, via the coding sequence GTGAAACTGGGAATCGTCGGTCTCGGCCGCATGGGTGGCAATATTGCGCGCCGACTCATGGACGCCGATCATGAATGTGTCGTATTCGATGCCAACCCGGAGGCTGTCAAGGCCGTGGCTGCCGATGGCGCCGAAGGGTGTGACTCGCTCGAAGCGCTGGTCGAGCGTCTGCCGGCACCTCGCGCCATCTGGCTGATGTTGCCGGCCGGCGAAATCACCGAAGGCACCATTGATCGCCTGGGCACGCTACTGGAGCAGGGTGATACTGTTATCGAAGGTGGCAACGCCTACTTCAAGGATGACGTACGTCGCTCACACAGGCTGCGCGAGAAAGGGCTGCATTATGTGGATGTCGGCGTTTCCGGGGGAGTCTGGGGGCGTGAGCGCGGCTACTGCCTGATGATTGGTGGTGAAAAGTCGGTGGTTGAAGGACTCGATCCCATCTTTCATACCCTGGCACCAGGGCGTGGGGATATCGAGACAACACCGGGACGCGAGAATTTCGATGAACGGGCCGAGATCGGATACCTGCATTGTGGACCGGTCGGCGCTGGACATTTCGTCAAGATGGTCCACAACGGTATCGAGTACGGCATGATGCAGGCCTATGCCGAGGGCTTCGATATCCTGCGCAACCGCGACAAGGAAGAGCTGCCCGAGGATGAGCGCTACGATCTCAATCTGGCCGATATTGCGGAAGTCTGGCGGCGTGGCAGTGTCATCTCCTCCTGGCTGCTGGATCTGACTTCCATTGCTCTGACCGAAGATCACGAGCTTTCCGAGTTCTCCGGCCAGGTCAGTGATTCCGGCGAGGGCCGCTGGACGATCGAGGCTGCCATTGAGGAGGCCGTGCCGGTCAATGTGCTTTCCAGCGCGCTTTATACGCGTTTCCGTTCGCGCACCGACAATACGTATGGCGAGAAACTGCTGTCAGCCATGCGCAAGCAGTTCGGTGGGCATGCCGAAGCCTCAGGCGACTGA
- a CDS encoding acyltransferase family protein, with protein MTREKFVALDWLRFALAMYLVLFHTFKEAYAPIREWPIVHSLLSIGFFSTSTFFVLSGFLLTHVYLRSVHHEHQFRLSTSKGMFWLKRFASLYPIHILALLLALPLMMSSSGNMGEIMVTPNTNVWGPDKLDGVERALDLPALLTNLGLHLTLTHAWNPLYTAFNSPSWSLSALMFFYLVFPFAAPMIGRHRRPILLLAALLSLYLIPALIMFFGYSNSVIGHGLLHRNPLIRLPEFLAGMTLHRIWLLHRTSLRQWLEAGWLPVALLVIAGSFATATWAHLTVRGPWYYLFHNGLLLPSQLMLVLLCVLYQPDSESRLSRAGQRLGVASLSIFALHIPLNIIASRAEKLLMGAIDVMTSDAPWSMLIPLASEASRSIWLYPVFLIVIVAASVLFQEQLVNRMRGWIVRAGSHRRQAALVADDHYHEPQGS; from the coding sequence ATGACGCGCGAGAAGTTCGTGGCACTGGACTGGCTACGTTTTGCACTGGCCATGTATCTGGTGCTGTTCCATACCTTCAAGGAAGCCTATGCGCCGATTCGTGAGTGGCCGATAGTACACAGCCTGCTGAGCATCGGTTTTTTCTCGACCAGTACCTTTTTCGTCCTTTCAGGCTTTCTGCTGACGCACGTCTATCTGCGTTCGGTACATCATGAACATCAGTTCCGGCTGAGTACCAGCAAGGGCATGTTCTGGCTCAAGCGTTTCGCCTCGCTTTACCCGATCCATATTCTCGCCTTGCTGCTTGCCCTGCCGTTGATGATGTCCAGTTCGGGCAACATGGGAGAGATCATGGTGACTCCCAATACCAATGTCTGGGGACCGGATAAGCTTGATGGTGTCGAGCGCGCCCTGGACCTGCCTGCCCTGCTGACCAATCTGGGGCTGCATCTGACGCTGACGCACGCCTGGAATCCGCTTTATACCGCTTTCAATTCTCCCAGCTGGTCGCTCTCGGCTCTGATGTTCTTTTATCTGGTCTTTCCCTTTGCAGCGCCAATGATTGGTCGCCATCGTCGTCCGATACTGTTGTTGGCAGCATTGCTGAGCCTTTATCTGATTCCGGCACTGATCATGTTCTTCGGTTACAGCAATTCGGTCATCGGTCATGGACTGCTCCATCGCAATCCATTGATCAGGCTGCCGGAGTTCCTTGCCGGAATGACACTGCATCGCATCTGGTTACTACATCGTACATCCCTGCGACAGTGGCTCGAGGCGGGCTGGCTACCCGTGGCACTACTTGTGATAGCAGGGAGTTTTGCCACTGCTACCTGGGCCCATCTGACGGTGCGCGGCCCCTGGTATTATCTGTTCCATAATGGACTGTTGCTGCCTTCGCAGTTGATGCTGGTTCTTCTATGTGTCCTGTATCAACCTGATTCGGAATCGAGGCTCTCACGCGCAGGGCAACGTCTGGGCGTCGCTTCACTGTCGATCTTTGCGCTTCACATTCCCCTTAACATCATTGCCTCTCGCGCCGAGAAATTGCTGATGGGGGCTATCGATGTCATGACCAGTGATGCGCCGTGGTCGATGCTGATTCCACTGGCCAGTGAAGCCAGCCGCTCCATCTGGCTTTACCCGGTATTTCTGATCGTCATTGTGGCCGCAAGCGTGCTGTTCCAGGAACAGTTGGTCAATCGAATGCGAGGCTGGATAGTTCGCGCAGGCAGTCACAGACGGCAAGCCGCGCTGGTTGCAGATGACCATTATCACGAACCTCAGGGATCCTGA
- a CDS encoding ABC transporter ATP-binding protein: MAEPALSIRGLTKVYDNGFHALKGIDMEVPQGDFFALLGPNGAGKSTTLGVVSSLVRKTAGEVRIHGIDIDRDFSRAKYQLGVVPQEFNFNQFEKVEDIVLTQAGYYGLSMRECKDRCRQLLEDLGLWEKRNATARMLSGGMKRRLMIARALIHRPRLLILDEPTAGVDIELRRSMWSFMRRINAEEGTSIILTTHYLEEAENLCRNIAIINHGEIVENTSMRDLLTQLTRETFLLDLARPIDTVPNLTGFELEQVDASQLMLSIEKGQHLNDAFNQLGEQGVDVVSMRNRANRLEELFVSLVEQSSGSAPKSGEIRS, from the coding sequence ATGGCAGAACCTGCCCTGTCCATTCGTGGCCTGACCAAGGTCTACGATAATGGCTTTCACGCGTTGAAGGGTATCGACATGGAAGTTCCACAAGGGGACTTCTTTGCGCTGCTCGGCCCCAATGGCGCGGGCAAGTCGACCACGCTGGGTGTGGTCAGTTCACTGGTACGCAAGACCGCCGGTGAAGTCAGGATTCACGGCATTGATATCGACCGGGATTTTTCCCGTGCCAAGTATCAGTTGGGTGTCGTGCCCCAGGAGTTCAATTTCAATCAGTTCGAGAAGGTCGAGGATATCGTACTGACGCAGGCCGGTTATTACGGTCTATCGATGCGTGAATGCAAGGATCGCTGTCGCCAGCTGCTCGAGGATCTTGGGCTCTGGGAAAAGCGCAATGCCACCGCGAGAATGCTCTCCGGCGGTATGAAACGACGGCTGATGATCGCTCGCGCCCTGATTCATCGGCCGCGTCTGCTGATTCTCGATGAGCCGACCGCGGGTGTGGATATCGAGTTAAGGCGCAGCATGTGGTCCTTCATGCGGCGAATCAATGCCGAAGAGGGTACCTCGATCATTCTCACCACGCACTATCTCGAAGAAGCCGAGAATCTGTGTCGCAATATCGCCATCATCAATCACGGCGAAATTGTCGAGAATACCTCCATGCGGGATCTGCTGACCCAGCTGACCCGGGAGACCTTCCTGCTCGATCTGGCACGACCGATCGACACTGTTCCGAATCTGACAGGCTTCGAGCTCGAGCAGGTCGATGCCTCTCAGCTGATGTTGTCGATCGAGAAGGGCCAGCACCTCAATGATGCCTTCAATCAGCTGGGCGAGCAGGGGGTGGATGTGGTGTCCATGCGCAACCGCGCCAATCGACTGGAGGAGCTTTTCGTGAGCCTGGTGGAGCAGAGCAGCGGGTCGGCACCGAAGAGTGGGGAGATCCGGTCATGA
- a CDS encoding ABC transporter permease — MSTRQLFIALWTIIVREIRRFMRIWPQTLLPPSITMTMYFIIFGNLIGSRVGQMDGVDYMSYIVPGLIMMSVITNSYSNVASSFFGNKFQRSVEELIISPMPNWLILSGYVVGGAARGLCVGIIVTIVSLLFTDLHMVHPLLTAGVVIMTALLFSIGGFINALLANKFDDISIVPIFVLTPLTYLGGVFYSIHTLPDFWQGVSLINPILYMVNTFRYGILGISDIDVGWAVLAIAAFIVVFFVVGLKLLERGKGLRS, encoded by the coding sequence ATGAGTACGCGTCAGTTGTTCATCGCCCTTTGGACCATCATCGTGCGCGAGATTCGCCGGTTCATGAGGATCTGGCCGCAGACCCTGTTGCCGCCATCGATCACGATGACGATGTATTTCATCATTTTCGGCAATCTGATCGGCTCACGAGTCGGCCAGATGGATGGGGTCGATTACATGAGCTATATCGTGCCCGGACTGATCATGATGTCGGTGATTACCAATAGCTACTCCAATGTGGCGTCTTCCTTTTTTGGTAACAAGTTCCAGCGTTCGGTTGAAGAATTGATCATTTCGCCAATGCCCAACTGGTTGATCCTGTCGGGTTATGTGGTCGGCGGTGCGGCGCGAGGCCTGTGCGTCGGGATTATTGTCACTATCGTATCGCTGCTGTTTACCGATTTGCATATGGTGCATCCCCTGCTGACGGCTGGTGTGGTCATCATGACGGCCTTGCTGTTCTCGATTGGTGGCTTCATCAACGCGCTGCTGGCCAACAAGTTCGATGACATCTCGATCGTGCCGATCTTTGTGCTGACACCGCTGACCTATCTGGGGGGTGTGTTCTACTCGATTCATACGCTGCCCGATTTCTGGCAGGGGGTTTCGCTGATCAACCCGATCCTGTATATGGTCAATACGTTCCGATACGGTATTCTGGGTATTTCCGACATCGACGTCGGTTGGGCGGTTTTGGCCATCGCGGCATTCATCGTGGTGTTCTTTGTCGTAGGGCTGAAACTTCTTGAGCGAGGCAAGGGGCTGCGGAGCTGA
- the cphA gene encoding cyanophycin synthetase: MNILAHRALRGPNYYSHYPAIYMRLDIGELEQRPSDTIPGIVERVTELLPTLHEHRCSVGRPGGFLERLARGTWAGHVVEHVAIELQNLIGFSVGYGKTVDSYETGIYNVVYRYRDEACGLAAGEAAVEIVERLFNNGDINLAEIISRLKSIRDEHMLGPSTASIVAAAQARGIPWQRLSENSSYIQLGHGHRQQRIQATVTGRTDLIGYSIADDKEWTKQILGDAGIPVPIGQVCHSLDEALEAATLIGYPVATKPLVGNHGRGVSTDIQDESTLRDAFAVASRQHDAIIVEQYIKGEDHRLLVIDGKFVAAARRRPAHVTGDGVATLQILLDRENQDPRRGIGHENLLTQIHFDEQSQRLLEQQGLTLQSVIPAGEMVFLKSTANLSTGGTATDVSDEVHPEVRYVAERIARLIGLDIIGIDLLAETLTRPLEEQSAAVVEVNAGPGFRMHLSPTHGEGRDVGRHVIDMLFPNSEDNARIPLAAITGTNGKTTTVRLLSHLLRQAGRNVGMACTGAIEIDNHIIMRGDYSGPQAASIVLREPTVECAVLEVARGGIMRRGLGFDECDVGVMLNIASDHLNEHDIHTLDELARCKSVVIDAVREGGKAVLNADDPRVLASREWSRGEIVLFTLDPTSATVREHVEQHGVAFTINDECIVMRQGRVEAEIIPVINVPLTFEGHARFNVANALAASAAGYALGLSIADIQMGLQTFHPTMGQNPGRTNLVEAEGMKVLIDYGHNVPALEALSELIMGIPARRRLSVASAPGNRRDEDLFALGEQLARMHDVVFLYETDPRGRTEGETVALLLAGAQSAGDTCHVEVVMDESRAVERAFEEGGEGDLLVLLIDDIDSAIERLRGRRFSGPPPTDSAQPRP; encoded by the coding sequence ATGAACATTCTCGCGCATCGCGCCCTGCGTGGACCGAACTATTACAGCCACTATCCGGCCATCTACATGCGACTGGATATCGGTGAACTCGAGCAACGCCCCAGCGATACGATTCCCGGCATTGTCGAACGGGTCACCGAGCTGCTGCCTACCCTCCATGAGCACCGCTGCTCCGTGGGTCGACCCGGAGGTTTTCTGGAACGGCTGGCCCGCGGCACCTGGGCCGGCCACGTCGTCGAACATGTCGCAATCGAGCTGCAGAATCTCATCGGCTTTTCGGTCGGCTACGGCAAGACGGTGGATTCCTATGAGACCGGCATCTACAACGTCGTCTATCGCTACCGCGACGAAGCCTGCGGACTGGCAGCCGGGGAGGCAGCTGTCGAAATCGTCGAGCGTCTTTTTAATAACGGCGACATCAATCTCGCGGAAATCATATCCCGTCTCAAAAGCATTCGTGATGAGCACATGCTGGGGCCCTCTACTGCCTCGATCGTCGCTGCTGCTCAGGCCCGCGGCATTCCCTGGCAGCGGCTCAGCGAAAACAGCAGCTACATCCAGCTTGGCCATGGGCACCGACAGCAACGCATTCAGGCGACGGTAACAGGGCGCACCGACCTGATCGGCTACAGCATTGCCGATGACAAGGAGTGGACCAAACAGATTCTTGGCGATGCCGGCATCCCGGTGCCCATTGGCCAGGTCTGCCATTCTCTGGATGAAGCGCTCGAAGCGGCGACGCTTATCGGTTATCCGGTGGCGACCAAACCGCTGGTTGGCAATCATGGCCGTGGCGTGAGTACGGACATTCAGGATGAATCGACGCTAAGAGATGCCTTCGCTGTCGCCTCGCGTCAGCATGATGCCATCATTGTGGAGCAATACATTAAAGGTGAAGATCACCGTCTGTTGGTCATTGATGGCAAATTCGTTGCTGCCGCTCGAAGGCGGCCAGCTCACGTTACCGGCGATGGTGTGGCCACCTTGCAAATACTGCTGGATCGGGAAAATCAGGACCCGCGACGAGGTATTGGCCATGAAAACCTGCTGACACAAATCCATTTCGATGAGCAGTCACAACGTCTGCTCGAGCAGCAGGGACTGACGCTGCAGAGTGTCATCCCCGCCGGCGAAATGGTTTTTCTTAAATCAACGGCCAATCTGAGCACCGGGGGCACGGCCACTGACGTAAGCGACGAGGTCCACCCCGAAGTGCGTTATGTGGCAGAACGTATCGCGCGTCTGATCGGACTCGATATCATTGGCATCGACCTGCTCGCCGAAACCCTGACACGACCACTTGAAGAGCAGTCTGCCGCCGTGGTTGAGGTCAATGCCGGCCCCGGATTTCGCATGCATCTGTCGCCCACCCACGGCGAAGGGCGTGATGTAGGTCGCCATGTCATTGACATGCTCTTCCCGAACAGCGAAGACAATGCACGCATTCCACTGGCTGCCATCACAGGCACCAATGGCAAGACCACCACGGTACGTCTGCTCTCGCACCTGTTGCGTCAGGCCGGCCGCAATGTCGGTATGGCCTGTACAGGTGCAATCGAAATCGATAACCACATCATCATGCGCGGAGATTACAGCGGCCCCCAGGCGGCCTCCATCGTATTACGCGAACCCACGGTCGAATGTGCAGTGCTCGAAGTGGCCAGAGGCGGCATCATGCGCCGCGGACTCGGCTTTGACGAGTGTGATGTGGGCGTCATGCTCAATATCGCCAGTGACCATCTCAACGAACACGACATCCATACCCTGGATGAACTGGCGCGCTGCAAGAGCGTGGTCATCGATGCCGTTCGCGAAGGAGGCAAGGCTGTACTCAATGCCGATGATCCCAGGGTATTGGCCAGCCGCGAATGGTCCCGGGGCGAGATTGTGCTGTTCACCCTTGACCCGACATCGGCGACAGTCCGTGAACATGTCGAACAGCACGGCGTGGCCTTTACCATCAATGACGAATGCATCGTGATGCGTCAGGGTCGTGTCGAAGCGGAGATTATTCCGGTGATCAATGTCCCGCTCACCTTCGAAGGGCATGCCCGATTCAACGTGGCCAATGCCCTGGCTGCCAGCGCCGCCGGCTATGCGCTGGGTTTGAGCATTGCCGATATCCAGATGGGGCTACAGACCTTTCATCCCACCATGGGTCAGAACCCCGGCCGTACCAATCTGGTTGAGGCCGAAGGCATGAAGGTACTGATCGATTATGGTCATAATGTACCGGCCCTCGAAGCCCTCTCCGAACTTATCATGGGCATTCCGGCCCGGCGCCGTCTCAGCGTAGCCAGCGCCCCGGGCAACCGTCGTGATGAGGACCTGTTCGCCCTGGGAGAGCAACTGGCCCGGATGCACGATGTGGTGTTTCTTTACGAAACCGATCCGCGCGGTCGCACCGAAGGCGAAACTGTTGCCCTGCTACTCGCCGGTGCCCAGTCGGCAGGCGACACCTGCCATGTCGAGGTCGTCATGGATGAAAGCCGTGCAGTTGAGCGCGCCTTCGAAGAAGGTGGCGAGGGCGACCTGCTGGTGTTGCTGATTGATGATATCGACAGTGCCATCGAGCGTCTGCGTGGGCGTCGCTTCTCCGGCCCCCCACCAACCGATTCAGCGCAGCCTCGGCCATGA